Proteins from a single region of Corylus avellana chromosome ca11, CavTom2PMs-1.0:
- the LOC132165533 gene encoding bifunctional riboflavin biosynthesis protein RIBA 1, chloroplastic-like has translation MASTNLYHCSPMAPSRLQGQNGVYYGARQFPANGYPCDFVLANVTKRLPLSFNGTGRVVRVTVGEPNGIETRPDEIETAFGTIAAEITPTARGFFSNDDYELDRPTDGFSSIPEAVEDIRKGKMVIVVDDEDRENEGDLIMAASKVTPEAMAFIVKHGTGIVCVSMKGDDLERLQLPLMVTQNEEKLCTAFTVSVDAKHGTTTGVSARDRAATILALASRHSKPEDFNRPGHIFPLKYREGGVLKRAGHTEASVDLAVLAGLEPVAVLCEIVDDDGSMARLPKLRQFAEAENLKIISTTDLIRYRRKRDKLVERAATAPIPTMWGPFISYCYRSLLDGIEHIAMVKGDIGNGQDILVRVHSECLTGDIFGSARCDCGKQLALAMKQIEAAGRGVLVYLRGHEGRGIGLGHKLRAYNLQDDGRDTVEANEELGLPVDSREYGIGAQILQDVGVRTMRLMTNNPAKYVGLKGYGLAIIGRVPLLTPITMENKRYLETKREKMGHIYGSEDDGHVNGNSSIDRSSGGASET, from the exons ATGGCTTCCACCAACCTCTACCACTGCTCTCCGATGGCTCCGTCCCGTTTACA GGGCCAGAATGGTGTATATTATGGTGCAAGACAGTTTCCCGCTAATGGGTATCCTTGTGATTTTGTTCTGGCAAATGTAACAAAGAGATTGCCTTTAAGCTTCAATGGTACTGGTAGAGTGGTGAGAGTTACGGTGGGTGAACCAAATGGGATTGAAACACGGCCTGATGAGATAGAAACAGCTTTTGGAACAATAGCAGCGGAGATAACTCCTACTGCTAGGGGTTTCTTTTCCAATGATGACTATGAATTGGACCGTCCTACAGATGGGTTTTCTTCCATTCCGGAGGCGGTTGAGGATATCAGGAAAGGCAAG ATGGTAATTGTTGTAGACGATGAAGACAGAGAAAACGAGGGAGATCTTATAATGGCCGCGTCGAAGGTGACGCCGGAGGCTATGGCGTTTATCGTCAAGCATGGAACTGGAATTGTGTGTGTGAGCATGAAAGGGGACGACTTGGAGAGGTTGCAACTCCCATTGATGGTGACTCAGAATGAAGAGAAGCTTTGTACAGCATTTACTGTGTCAGTG GATGCAAAACATGGCACAACAACTGGTGTCTCAGCTCGTGATAGAGCAGCCACGATATTGGCTCTTGCATCAAGACATTCTAAACCTGAAGATTTCAACCGCCCTGGCCATATTTTCCCCCTCAAGTACAGGGAGGGAGGGGTCTTGAAAAGAGCTGGACACACAGAAGCTTCTGTTGATCTTGCTGTTTTGGCTGGGTTAGAACCTGTTGCAGTTTTATGTGAGATTGTGGATGATGATGGTTCTATGGCTAGATTACCAAAGCTTCGCCAGTTTGCAGAGGCAGAAAACTTGAAAATTATTTCCACTACTGATTTAATCAG ATATAGGAGGAAAAGAGATAAGTTGGTGGAGCGCGCTGCTACTGCACCAATACCCACAATGTGGGGGCCATTCATATCCTACTGTTATAGGTCATTGCTGGATGGGATTGAGCATATTGCCATGGTTAAA GGAGATATTGGCAATGGACAAGACATTCTTGTGAGGGTACATTCTGAGTGTCTCACAGGTGATATATTTGGATCAGCCAGATGTGATTGTGGAAAGCAGTTGGCACTTGCAATGAAGCAAATTGAGGCAGCAGGTAGGGGTGTATTGGTCTATCTCCGTGGACATGAAGGTAGAGGAATCGGTCTCGGCCACAAGCTTCGTGCTTACAATCTTCAGGATGATGGGCGCGATACAGTTGAAGCAAATGAGGAGTTGGGGTTGCCTGTTGATTCTCGGGAATATGGCATTGGTGCACAG ATACTTCAAGATGTCGGTGTCCGGACGATGAGGTTAATGACAAACAATCCTGCGAAGTATGTCGGTCTTAAAGGTTATGGTTTGGCAATTATAGGCAGGGTTCCATTGTTGACACCAATAACCATGGAGAACAAAAGATATTTGGAGACTAAACGTGAGAAAATGGGGCATATCTATGGCTCAGAAGATGATGGCCATGTAAATGGCAATTCCAGCATTGACAGATCCTCAGGTGGTGCATCTGAGACATAA
- the LOC132165289 gene encoding ATP-dependent RNA helicase DEAH11, chloroplastic-like encodes MKKSNPPNPAFRRPPPPHLPRDPHAHQYCRPVQSAYHNHRPNFPANHGLNRPPGPAGRTRGPKFVVQLRCNGGVHGRTDVNSVIAQCVPSPADTRVLDIGPVAGELFFSSCTDGLEATVNLWGLRFDGAHGFEPRLVAPSGYRELEDRLRALFADRVRRLIDGEEVKVWGKKHQLVWDEIRNVTWSLSRRNQLVSFSQLLDRKKGLIAEGDLISKRLGEFRSAMNCVLAHLEGKNGEEGSGGSSQKIEESGEEDVQIFSFGEGFDWNRVYSLVSRERRRLEDGLPIYAYRKEILRQIHCQQIMVLIGETGSGKSTQLVQFLADSGIAANESIVCTQPRKIAAISLADRVKEESIGCYQNKSIICCRTSSSLSQLDSGVIFMTDHCLLQLYMNDANLSGISCIIVDEAHERSLNTDLLLALIKSLLCRRPDLRLIIMSATADANQLSEYFFGCGIFYVEGRSFPVAVRYVPCMTEGTSGSGFFASYVPEVVRMATEVHETEKDGTILAFLTSQMEVEWACENFNTPYAVALALHGKLSYEEQICVFQSFPGKRKVIFATNIAETSLTIPGVKYVIDSGMVKEGKFEPGSGMNVLKVCKISKSSANQRTGRAGRTEPGRCYRLYSVSDYESMPPNQEPEIRRVHLGVAVLRILALGIKNVQDFDFVDAPSAKAIDMAIRNLVQLGAVTWNKDALQLTGEGRYLVKLGIEPRLGKLILGCKEHRLFREGIVLAAVMANASSIFCRVGNDEDKQKSDCLKVQFCHPGGDLFTLLSVYKEWESVPPDRKGKWCWENSINAKSMRRCQDTVRELEFCLKHELNAIIPSHWYWDPHKSTEYDKYMKQVILSSLQENVAMYSGYDKLGYEVALTGHHVQLHPSSSLLIFSQKPRWVVFGELLSISNEYLVCVTGVDIESLSTLYPPPLFDVSEMDSRKLQVRVLTGLGSTLLKRFCGKFSSNLLGLVSRLRTNFMDERIGIEVNVNLNEIRLLSPSQCMEKVFIFVNGVLEYERKLLLNECMEKCLYHGTGVSSSIALFGAGAEIKHLELEKRYLTVDVYYSNVDAISDKELIMFLEKFASGSICAIHKFTGIGQDSDDKGKWGRITFLTPDAAKKAAELNNVEFNGSLVKVVPSQTSFGGDSFPAVKAKVCWPRRPSNGFAIVKCEAHDVGFMLRDFYNLAIGGKFVRCKASNKSSDGVVISGIDKEISEAEIFEILRSATNRRILDLFLVRGDAVENPPCSACEEALLKEISPFMPKRNPYTNCCRVQVLPPEQKDTFMKAFISFDGRLHLEAAKALEQLEGKVLPCCSSWQKIKCQQLFHSSLSCPGPVYVVIKKQLDPLLESFRDLKGAECTLDRIANGSFRVKISANATKTVAELRRPVEELMRGKTMDHASLTPTIIQHLFSRDGISLKKSVQQETGTFIIFDRHSLNVRVFGSPDKVELAQKKLVECLLTLHESKQLEIHLRGGVLPPNLMKEVVRKFGPDLHGLKAKVPGADFTLITRRHVISVHGSEELKQKAEGIIYEIAQMPYGSAEGFDSETACPICLCDVEDGYRLERCGHLCCRLCLVEQCEFAIKNNDSFPICCARESCRAPILVTDLRSLLTNDKLGELFRASVGAFVALSGGVYRFCPSPDCPSVYRVADPGTAGEPFFCGACYAETCTRCHLECHPYMSCERYQEFKDDPDSSLKEWCKGKENVKNCPVCGYTIEKVDGCNHVECRCGRHICWVCLEFFQSSNDCYDHLRILHPPEVF; translated from the exons ATGAAGAAAAGCAACCCTCCCAATCCCGCCTTCCGGCGACCCCCACCGCCTCACTTACCGCGTGATCCCCACGCCCATCAATATTGCCGGCCTGTGCAGTCCGCCTATCACAACCACCGTCCCAATTTTCCGGCGAACCATGGACTCAACCGGCCTCCCGGCCCCGCCGGGCGAACCCGAGGCCCAAAATTCGTGGTGCAGCTCCGCTGCAACGGTGGCGTACACGGAAGAACCGATGTGAACTCCGTGATCGCCCAATGCGTGCCTTCGCCGGCGGATACCAGAGTCTTAGACATCGGTCCCGTCGCCGGAGAATTGTTCTTCTCTAGTTGTACCGACGGTTTGGAAGCGACTGTCAATCTCTGGGGCTTGCGCTTCGACGGCGCTCACGGTTTCGAGCCGAGGCTCGTAGCCCCGTCCGGTTACCGCGAACTCGAGGACCGGCTCCGAGCCTTGTTCGCTGATCGCGTGCGTCGCCTGATCGACGGCGAGGAAGTGAAGGTGTGGGGCAAGAAGCACCAGCTTGTCTGGGATGAGATTAGAAACGTCACGTGGTCGCTCTCTCGGCGGAACCAGCTCGTCTCGTTCTCCCAGCTCCTCGACCGGAAGAAGGGCCTGATTGCTGAGGGGGACTTGATTTCGAAACGCTTGGGAGAGTTCAGGTCGGCCATGAACTGTGTACTGGCTCACTTGGAAGGAAAGAATGGTGAGGAGGGGAGTGGCGGTTCCTCCCAAAAAATAGAGGAGAGTGGTGAAGAGGACGTgcaaatttttagttttggtgAGGGTTTCGATTGGAATCGGGTTTACAGCTTGGTTTCGAGGGAGCGTCGACGGCTGGAGGATGGGTTGCCGATTTATGCTTACAGGAAGGAGATTCTTCGGCAAATTCATTGCCAGCAG ATAATGGTATTGATTGGAGAGACTGGTTCTGGAAAGAGTACGCAATTGGTTCAATTTCTTGCTGATTCAGGAATTGCTGCTAATGAGTCCATTGTATGTACTCAGCCCCGCAAGATAGCTGCCATCTCATTGGCAGATAGGGTCAAAGAAGAAAGTATCGGGTGTTatcaaaacaaatcaatcatctGCTGTCGGACATCTTCATCCCTTTCACAACTTGATTCTGGGGTAATATTTATGACTGACCACTGCTTACTGCAGCTCTACATGAATGATGCCAATCTATCTGGGATATCATGCATCATAGTTGATGAGGCCCATGAGAGGAGCTTGAACACTGATCTCCTTCTGGCATTGATCAAGAGTTTATTGTGTCGGAGACCTGATTTACGGCTTATTATAATGTCTGCCACTGCTGATGCAAACCAGCTCTCAGagtatttttttggttgtggAATTTTTTATGTGGAGGGAAGAAGCTTTCCAGTTGCTGTCAGATATGTCCCTTGCATGACGGAAGGAACTTCTGGCTCTGGTTTTTTCGCTTCATATGTTCCTGAGGTGGTGAGGATGGCAACCGAAGTTCACGAAACAGAGAAAGATGGGACAATTCTTGCCTTTTTAACTTCTCAGATGGAAGTAGAATGGGCTTGTGAAAATTTCAATACACCGTATGCAGTTGCATTAGCTTTACACGGAAAACTTTCTTATGAAGAGCAAATTTGTGTTTTCCAAAGCTTTCCTGGTAAAAGAAAAGTTATATTTGCAACAAATATTGCGGAGACATCGCTGACAATTCCTGGGGTCAAGTACGTAATTGATTCTGGTATGGTTAAAGAAGGCAAATTTGAACCTGGCAGTGGCATGAACGTCCTCAAGGTTTGCAAGATCAGCAAGAGTTCCGCTAATCAACGAACTGGGCGTGCTGGAAGGACAGAACCAGGAAGGTGTTATAGACTCTACTCAGTATCTGATTATGAATCTATGCCTCCTAACCAGGAACCCGAGATTCGTAGAGTTCATCTTGGAGTTGCGGTTCTTAGGATCCTTGCTTTAGGCATCAAGAATGTACAGGACTTTGATTTTGTTGATGCACCAAGTGCTAAAGCTATTGACATGGCCATCAGAAATCTAGTTCAGTTAGGAGCTGTTACATGGAATAAGGATGCTCTTCAATTAACTGGTGAAGGTAGGTATTTGGTTAAATTGGGTATTGAGCCTCGGCTTGGTAAGCTGATTCTAGGCTGCAAAGAGCATCGTTTGTTTCGAGAGGGAATTGTTCTTGCTGCTGTAATGGCAAATGCCAGTAGCATATTTTGTAGAGTTGGTAATGATGAAGACAAACAGAAATCTGATTGCCTTAAGGTGCAATTTTGTCATCCCGGTGGCGACCTATTTACTCTTCTCTCTGTTTACAAGGAATGGGAGTCTGTGCCTCCAGATAGGAAAGGTAAGTGGTGTTGGGAAAACAGTATCAATGCCAAATCTATGCGGAGATGTCAAGACACAGTCAGGGAATTAGAATTTTGCCTCAAACATGAACTTAATGCTATCATTCCGAGTCACTGGTATTGGGATCCTCATAAGTCTACTGAGTATGATAAATATATGAAACAGGTTATACTCTCTTCCCTTCAAGAAAATGTAGCCATGTACTCTGGATATGATAAACTTGGTTATGAAGTGGCACTAACTGGACATCATGTCCAGCTGCATCCTTCAAGTTCATTGCTGATATTCAGTCAGAAGCCTAGGTGGGTAGTTTTTGGTGAACTCTTGTCAATTTCTAATGAATATCTGGTCTGTGTAACTGGTGTTGATATAGAATCTTTGTCTACCCTTTATCCTCCCCCTCTGTTTGATGTATCTGAGATGGACAGCCGAAAGTTGCAGGTGAGGGTGTTGACTGGTTTAGGTAGTACTCTCCTTAAAAGATTTTGTGGAAAGTTCAGCAGTAATCTGCTTGGTCTTGTATCACGTTTACGGACCAACTTCATGGATGAACGTATTGGCATTGAAGTCAATGTTAACCTGAATGAGATTCGGTTACTTTCCCCTTCACAGTGCATGgaaaaggtttttatttttgtaaatgGTGTGTTGGAGTATGAGCGTAAGTTATTACTTAACGAATGCATGGAGAAGTGCTTATATCATGGAACTGGTGTTTCATCTTCTATAGCACTGTTTGGAGCTGGTGCTGAGATCAAGCATTTGGAGCTTGAAAAGAGATATTTGACCGTTGATGTCTATTATTCAAATGTGGATGCCATTTCTGATAAGGAGCTTATAATGTTTCTTGAGAAGTTTGCTTCTGGTAGTATCTGTGCTATCCACAAGTTTACAGGCATTGGACAGGACAGTGATGACAAAGGGAAGTGGGGCAGGATAACATTTCTTACTCCTGATGCCGCTAAAAAGGCTGCTGAACTAAATAATGTTGAATTCAATGGCTCCTTAGTAAAGGTAGTTCCTTCACAGACATCATTTGGAGGGGACTCATTTCCTGCTGTTAAAGCTAAAGTTTGTTGGCCGCGTAGGCCCAGTAATGGGTTTGCAATTGTAAAATGTGAGGCTCATGATGTTGGGTTCATGCTTAGAGATTTCTATAATCTGGCGATAGGAGGAAAGTTTGTTCGCTGTAAAGCTAGCAACAAATCTTCTGATGGTGTTGTGATAAGCGGAATTGATAAAGAAATCTCTGAAGccgaaatttttgaaattttgaggtCTGCTACAAATAGGAGAATCCTGGATCTTTTCCTGGTGCGAGGAGATGCTGTAGAAAATCCGCCATGCAGTGCTTGTGAAGAAGCACTCCTAAAAGAAATCTCTCCCTTTATGCCTAAAAGGAACCCCTACACTAATTGTTGCCGAGTCCAGGTCCTTCCACCAGAACAAAAGGATACTTTCATGAAAGCTTTTATCTCTTTTGATGGAAGATTGCACTTGGAGGCGGCAAAAGCTTTAGAGCAACTGGAAGGGAAAGTATTGCCTTGTTGTTCTTCATGGCAGAAGATAAAGTGCCAGCAATTATTTCATAGCTCGTTGTCATGTCCTGGGCCCGTCTATGTTGTGATCAAGAAGCAACTGGATCCTTTACTTGAAAGCTTCAGGGATTTAAAAG GTGCAGAGTGCACTCTAGACAGGATTGCTAATGGTTCCTTTCGAGTGAAGATATCTGCAAATGCTACAAAAACTGTGGCAGAGCTGAGAAGACCTGTGGAAGAGCTTATGAGAGGGAAGACCATGGATCATGCCAGCCTCACCCCTACCATTATACAGCATCTATTTTCCAGAGATGGCATCAGTCTTAAGAAGTCGGTGCAACAAGAGACAGGAACCTTCATTATCTTTGACAGGCATAGCCTTAATGTACGGGTATTTGGTTCTCCAGACAAGGTTGAGTTGGCACAGAAGAAATTGGTTGAATGCCTTTTGACCCTTCACGAAAGCAAGCAACTTGAAATCCATCTCCGAGGTGGTGTTCTGCCTCCTAACCTAATGAAGGAAGTGGTGCGTAAATTTGGGCCAGACCTCCATGGGCTCAAAGCGAAGGTACCTGGGGCTGACTTTACTCTCATTACTCGTCGGCATGTGATCTCTGTTCATGGTAGTGAAGAGTTAAAGCAAAAAGCAGAAGGGATTATTTATGAGATTGCACAGATGCCATATGGGTCGGCTGAAGGGTTTGACAGTGAAACTGCTTGCCCCATTTGCTTGTGTGACGTCGAGGATGGTTACCGGCTTGAGCGCTGCGGGCATTTGTGCTGTCGGTTGTGTCTGGTGGAGCAGTGTGAGTTTGCAATCAAGAACAATGACAGTTTTCCTATATGCTGTGCCCGCGAGAGCTGCCGGGCTCCTATTTTGGTTACAGATTTGAGGTCTCTCTTGACAAATGATAAGTTGGGGGAACTCTTCAGGGCTTCTGTGGGAGCATTTGTTGCATTGAGTGGGGGTGTTTACAGGTTTTGCCCATCTCCCGACTGTCCTTCAGTTTACCGAGTGGCAGATCCTGGGACTGCTGGTGAGCCATTTTTCTGCGGGGCATGTTATGCAGAGACTTGTACTAGGTGCCATTTAGAGTGTCATCCTTACATGTCATGCGAGCGGTACCAGGAGTTCAAGGACGATCCAGATTCGTCTCTCAAGGAATGGTGCAAGGGCAAAGAAAATGTGAAGAACTGCCCTGTATGTGGGTATACAATTGAGAAGGTTGATGGGTGCAACCACGTTGAGTGTAGGTGTGGGAGGCACATCTGCTGGGTATGTTTGGAGTTCTTTCAAAGCAGTAATGATTGCTATGACCACTTGAGGATTCTACACCCGCCCGAAGTTTTTTAG
- the LOC132165856 gene encoding uncharacterized protein LOC132165856, which produces MAGRASSNNQKLNSKALDGNEMVMGVEVSQKPGVDLMQNCDLPPPMKVFTGSDTTVVSSMNRILSVTTTGKEDDNDEFHVYISGGENEKLELLKALRLSQTRAREAEKKAAALVKERDCVSNALLEEATRLFAYRQWVRLLELQVTQKQKGCGYGGLLKEEDHGGEGGSGVTWFMAFAFCLGFVGVGFVFGCRYLF; this is translated from the coding sequence ATGGCAGGGAGGGCATCGTCGAACAACCAGAAGTTGAACTCTAAAGCTTTGGATGGGAACGAGATGGTGATGGGTGTTGAGGTTTCTCAAAAGCCTGGTGTTGACCTCATGCAGAACTGTGATCTGCCTCCGCCCATGAAGGTTTTTACGGGGTCGGATACAACGGTCGTATCGTCCATGAATAGGATACTTAGCGTGACGACCACAGGGAAAGAAGACGATAACGACGAGTTTCACGTGTATATTAGTGGCGGCGAGAATGAGAAGTTGGAGCTTTTGAAGGCTTTGAGGCTGTCACAGACGCGGGCACGAGAGGCGGAAAAGAAAGCGGCAGCTCTGGTTAAAGAGAGGGATTGTGTTTCCAATGCTTTGCTTGAGGAGGCAACGCGGTTGTTTGCTTATCGGCAGTGGGTGAGGTTGCTTGAGCTTCAAGTTACACAAAAGCAGAAGGGTTGTGGCTATGGCGGATTGTTGAAAGAGGAGGATCATGGGGGTGAGGGTGGGAGTGGTGTAACATGGTTCATGGCTTTCGCATTTTGTTTGGGATTTGTTGGCGTAGGCTTTGTATTTGGCTGCAGATACTTAttttga
- the LOC132165583 gene encoding RING-H2 finger protein ATL54-like, with product MGFDYRRLGHLIRLDLDDCPPPLPSQRRPPSSQQLVPPHDEHRQLMKISLILTACMIGGVLLVGIILSIMRKYYTRRNRSRRRNPPILFATEEDYLDEDHGPVIDHHVWYINTVGLQPSVIDSITVCKYNKDEGLIDGTECSVCLSEFEEDESLRLLPKCSHAFHLPCIDTWLRSHKNCPLCRAPIVSNAAGAGAGAGTGSQATASEPSTSSSGSSQETHVENLENFNGVESNQAGEGGTSEIGVRDESFHSLAVAEISEKSMQNSTSRKCRSRVQSNLADNQRVVEEEVQSMRRSVSLDSPSAARIYHAVANIVTDQRSSESQSVHLKSCSADIVAKPDGGTSSMCKLMKSSSIGRSLQKGPISMKRSISSSRRFLSSRHWRSGSSILPL from the coding sequence ATGGGGTTTGATTATAGAAGACTGGGTCACCTTATACGGCTGGATTTGGATGACTGTCCTCCTCCTCTTCCATCACAACGACGGCCTCCTTCGTCACAACAATTAGTTCCTCCACATGATGAACACAGGCAATTAATGAAAATCAGTTTGATTCTCACGGCTTGCATGATTGGCGGGGTTCTTTTGGTTGGAATTATACTTTCGATTATGAGGAAGTACTACACGAGGAGGAATAGATCAAGGAGAAGAAATCCACCAATACTGTTTGCAACAGAAGAAGATTATCTTGATGAAGATCATGGACCTGTGATTGATCACCACGTATGGTATATCAACACCGTTGGTCTCCAGCCATCTGTTATTGATTCTATCACAGTCTGCAAGTACAACAAAGACGAGGGGTTGATAGATGGAACAGAGTGCTCTGTTTGCTTGAGTGAGTTTGAGGAAGATGAGAGTCTTAGACTCTTGCCAAAGTGCAGCCACGCCTTTCACCTCCCCTGTATAGATACCTGGTTGAGATCACACAAGAATTGCCCCTTGTGTCGTGCTCCTATAGTTAGCAACGCTGCGGGTGCCGGTGCCGGTGCCGGTACTGGTTCTCAGGCAACTGCATCTGAGCCTAGTACGAGTTCTTCCGGTTCAAGCCAAGAAACCCATGTAGAGAATCTTGAGAATTTTAATGGGGTGGAAAGCAACCAAGCTGGAGAGGGTGGAACTAGTGAAATTGGGGTTCGAGATGAAAGTTTTCACTCTTTGGCAGTTGCTGAAATATCAGAGAAAAGTATGCAGAATTCTACCTCTAGGAAGTGCCGATCTCGAGTGCAAAGTAATCTGGCTGACAATCAAAGAGTCGTGGAAGAAGAAGTACAATCGATGAGGAGGTCAGTTTCACTGGATTCGCCTTCTGCTGCAAGGATTTATCATGCTGTGGCTAATATTGTCACTGATCAAAGAAGTTCAGAATCCCAATCAGTACACCTGAAAAGTTGCAGTGCAGACATTGTTGCCAAGCCGGATGGTGGAACTTCAAGCATGTGCAAACTGATGAAAAGTTCTTCAATTGGGCGTTCACTGCAGAAGGGACCCATTTCGATGAAAAGATCTATTTCTTCTAGCAGAAGGTTCTTGTCATCCAGACATTGGAGAAGTGGGAGCTCAATCCTTCCCttgtga
- the LOC132166368 gene encoding putative pentatricopeptide repeat-containing protein At3g25060, mitochondrial, whose product MQLLPWPKRLKPLLLACKDKASIAKVHALMVLTGLFDHGNFSGRVIALYARTGDIVSARKVFDLLPQRGIDAWNAMVIAYSHKEYPVEVLNLYRRMILEGVRPDSSTFTVALKACMSLSDLKTGEEIWCRAVDCGYGFDVFVGSSVLNLYAKCGKMDEAIAVFDKMPRRDLVCWTTMISGFAQSGRPIEAVDTYRRMQKEGIEGDGIVMVGLIQACANLGDSKLGPCVHGYLIRRDLPMDVVVQTSLLDMYAKNGHLGLACRVFKKMPCKNVVSWGALISGFAQNGFAGNALEFLIEMQSCGYRPDLVSLLGALLACSQVGFLKLGKSVHGYIVRRLDFDQVLGTAVIDLYSKCGALSWARTLFDQIKAKDLISWNAMITSYGIHGHGKEALSLFLEMTKTNLKPDHATFASLLSAFSHSGLVQEGQYWFNLMVNKYNIPPAEKHYACMVDLLARAGRVEEAHELIDSMNTNPGLAVWVALLAGCCKNGKLLIGEIAAKKVLELNPDDLGVYALVSNYFGKARKWEEVAGVRKIMKKTGMKKVPGCSVVEVKGKLHAFLMEDKSHHQYEDIMQLLDKLDHEMRAIGYLPKTEFVLHDVEEEVKEKMLGNHSERLAIAFGLLNTGPGTRLLITKNLRVCGDCHEATKFITKIVNREIVVRDVKRFHHFRNGICSCGDYW is encoded by the coding sequence ATGCAGTTACTTCCATGGCCAAAGCGCCTCAAACCGCTCCTCTTAGCCTGTAAAGACAAAGCTTCCATAGCTAAAGTACATGCTCTCATGGTCTTGACTGGTCTCTTCGACCATGGAAACTTCAGTGGCCGAGTAATAGCATTATATGCACGTACAGGAGATATTGTGTCTGCCCGGAAAGTGTTTGACTTATTGCCTCAACGAGGCATAGATGCGTGGAATGCCATGGTCATTGCATATTCGCATAAAGAGTACCCAGTTGAAGTTCTAAATCTATATCGTCGGATGATCTTGGAAGGTGTTCGACCAGATAGCTCGACTTTCACGGTGGCCCTCAAGGCATGCATGAGCTTGTCGGATTTGAAAACGGGGGAGGAAATTTGGTGTAGAGCAGTTGATTGTGGGTATgggtttgatgtgtttgttggGTCTTCTGTTTTGAATTTGTATGCAAAGTGTGGGAAGATGGATGAAGCTATCGCGGTGTTTGATAAGATGCCGCGAAGGGATCTTGTTTGTTGGACAACTATGATAAGTGGGTTTGCACAAAGTGGACGGCCAATAGAAGCAGTTGATACGTATAGGCGAATGCAGAAGGAGGGAATAGAAGGAGATGGGATTGTGATGGTGGGATTGATACAGGCATGTGCGAATCTTGGAGACTCAAAATTGGGTCCTTGTGTTCACGGGTATTTGATTCGGAGAGATCTTCCTATGGATGTTGTAGTTCAAACCAGCCTTTTGGATATGTATGCTAAGAATGGACATTTGGGGCTTGCTTGTCGGGTATTCAAGAAGATGCCTTGTAAGAATGTCGTATCTTGGGGTGCATTAATTTCTGGCTTTGCTCAAAATGGTTTTGCCGGGAATGCACTTGAATTCTTGATAGAGATGCAGAGTTGTGGATACAGACCGGACTTGGTGTCTCTTTTGGGTGCACTTCTAGCATGTTCCCAAGTTGGGTTTTTGAAATTGGGCAAATCTGTACATGGATATATTGTGAGAAGACTTGATTTTGATCAAGTTTTAGGTACTGCAGTGATTGATTTGTATTCAAAATGTGGAGCCCTGTCCTGGGCACGTACTCTCTTTGATCAGATAAAAGCCAAAGACTTAATCTCTTGGAATGCAATGATTACCAGCTATGGAATTCATGGGCATGGAAAAGAAGCTCTGTCACTCTTCTTAGAGATGacaaaaacaaatctaaaacCAGATCATGCTACTTTTGCTTCTCTACTCTCGGCCTTTAGTCACTCAGGTCTTGTGCAAGAAGGTCAATACTGGTTTAATCTCATGGTTAACAAATATAATATCCCTCCAGCTGAAAAGCATTATGCTTGTATGGTTGATCTTTTGGCTCGCGCAGGGCGTGTTGAAGAGGCTCATGAGCTAATAGATTCCATGAATACTAATCCGGGTCTTGCTGTTTGGGTTGCCCTCCTGGCAGGTTGCTGCAAAAATGGCAAGTTGTTGATTGGTGAGATTGCCGCAAAAAAGGTGCTTGAGTTGAATCCGGATGACTTGGGAGTTTATGCTTTGGTCTCGAACTACTTTGGTAAGGCGAGGAAGTGGGAGGAAGTAGCTGGTGTcagaaaaatcatgaaaaagaCAGGGATGAAGAAAGTACCAGGGTGTAGTGTAGTGGAAGTGAAAGGGAAGCTCCATGCTTTTCTTATGGAAGACAAGAGTCACCATCAATATGAAGATATTATGCAACTTTTGGATAAGTTGGATCATGAGATGAGAGCTATTGGATACCTCCCAAAGACTGAATTTGTGTTGCACGATGTTGAAGAGGAAGTCAAAGAAAAAATGTTGGGTAATCACAGTGAGAGGCTTGCTATTGCTTTTGGCCTCTTAAACACGGGGCCAGGAACCAGATTACTGATCACAAAGAACCTTAGAGTGTGTGGGGATTGCCATGAAGCAACTAAATTCATTACCAAAATTGTGAACAGAGAGATTGTTGTGAGGGATGTAAAGCGCTTTCATCACTTCAGGAATGGAATCTGCTCATGTGGTGACTACTGGTAA